One genomic segment of Candidatus Woesearchaeota archaeon includes these proteins:
- a CDS encoding 30S ribosomal protein S27ae translates to MAEKKEQKGKEGKKKKPFNRQKMYNISGDKIERKNKACPKCGKESYLANHKDRLSCGKCGYVEVKQKA, encoded by the coding sequence ATGGCTGAGAAAAAAGAACAAAAGGGAAAGGAAGGAAAGAAGAAAAAGCCTTTCAACAGGCAAAAGATGTATAACATTTCAGGGGATAAGATAGAAAGGAAGAATAAGGCATGCCCAAAATGCGGCAAGGAATCTTATTTGGCTAACCATAAAGACAGGCTGAGCTGCGGGAAATGCGGGTATGTTGAAGTAAAGCAGAAGGCTTAA